Part of the Aquimarina sp. TRL1 genome, TCAAAATCAAAAACTGTTTCTGGACAGATGCCTCTGGTTTGTCACGATATAGTGTATTGAATACATTCGTTAGTTATATGCAACCAGGAAGTATTGAATATTGTTTTCTCGTTATAAATTATTAAATTTTTTCCAAAATTAAAAATATACCTGTTTTTAAGGTTAAGTAATTATTAATTTATGGAAGCTGGTATCGGGGTTTTAGCCTTTTTCTGTTGGGTCTTTTTGTATAAGAGATATCCAAACACACCGATAAGAAAGAGATAAAAAATTACATAGATCGTGATACTAAGAGATTCGTTATTCGTTTCGGGAATTAATACAAAAAGACTACCAAAATGATTATTACTTGCGTGGAGAATGGCTCCTATAAAGATGGAATATTTGTTATACCCCAAATAAGCAATAAGTATGGATTGACAGATTGCAGCTAAAGGAAATATAATAAAAGCTTCTGTGTAGGGATGTTCTGGGAAGACAAAGCCATTCAGAGCGATGGGCAAATGCCATAATCCCCATACAAGTCCCAGAGATAAAGAACCTTTTAGAGCCCCAAGTGCATCAAATAAATGTTGTTGTAAATAACCTCTCCAGCCAATTTCTTCTCCCAGTACCAGAAAGACGGTAACAGGGTATCCAATGATGACTAATAGAGGATTAACAGTAGACCAATCGGGGGAGCTTTTGGCATCCAGTGCAATTTGTACCCAGGTTATACCCCCAAAATAAAGAATAGGTATTAGAAAAGCCAGAAAGACATTTTTTAATTTTGGTTTGAAAAATTTTAGTTGTTTCCATTTTTCTTTTCCTTTTTTAGTAAAGATAAAGGCGATGGTTGCAGGTAGGATTCCGTAGATAAAATGAATGACAGATGTAGCAATAAGGTTATCTGATTCAATAGCAGCCAATGAAGCAAAGCCACCTCCCCAGGAGATTAATAGTAACCAGAAAATGTACGTTTTTCCTTTTTGAAATGCCTGCTGTTTTTGAACAGTTGTCGTACTCATAAATAAGTTGTTTTTCAGTTTTACGATGTGCAAATAAACTGATAAACAACAGCTGAGTCGTCTCATGGAAAGCAGTGAGACCTTTCTACACTTGTTTTTTGAATTGAATAGGAGTCATTCCAGTTTGTTTTTTGAAAACTCGGTTAAATGTAGCTTTAGAATTAAAGCCTGCTTCATATGCTATAGCCAGAAGAGTTAATTTTTCAGCATCTCCTTCCTTGACTTTTTTACAAAAGTACCGTACTCGGTGTGTATTGACATATTCATAAAAATTAGTTTGCAGGCATTCATTTAATATATGGGATAATTTTTTATTAGATAATTCTAGAGTGACAGCAGTTTCTCGAAGTGACAAATCTTGTTTTTTGAACAATTCCTGATCAGTAAATATTGTTTCTAATTTTTTTCGTGCTAGTATTAACTCTTCGGATTGGCAATCGATATGTACGATAGAAGTAGAAGAAGGGGGAGAAGTATCTTCTTCTGACAGTATAGAAGAAGGAAGAAATACTGTAGTTTGGTGGATGCCGTAGTAGCCTAAATACCATATCAGAGAAACGAGGTATAAAATCTGAAAGTAAATAACGAATTCCAATGAAGAGGTAAAAATACTGATAAGTAGCCCAGAGATAAGATCAATGATAAAAAAAAGAAAAAAACCTTTTACCCAAATAGCTAACCATTTCAAATCATTTTTATAAAGTGATGCGTAGTATTGTTTTACTTCCGATCTGGATTCTCGGAGAAGCTTGTAACTTTTGAAAATATAAAAACCAAAATGGATAAGACCGATGCATGGGATACTATAAGAAATATTGTATTTAATATTTTGTCCCATATTGTTCATATGATACGCAGGAATACTACATAGGAGTATGGCTAGAAAAAAGGGGATAAGATGAGCTAAAATAACTTTTGCGCTAACTAATTTATGATAATAGATTGCTTTGATATAGAAAAATAACAATGTTCCCATAGCAAAAGGAATCACAATTCCTATGGGGAAAATAAAGAAGGAAATAGTATCATTTTCTAGATAAGAACTGCTGAGTGTGAGAAATAAGATCAGGTAACTAATAAGGAAATAACTAAGTACTTTGGGAGGAGTTCCGCTCTTCCATTTTCTACTTAAGAGTAATACTAAAAATAGCGTAACGCTAATACCTGAGTAAATTAAAAACGTAATAATTTCTTCCAAAAAAAGAAGTTTTTGTCATGTTAGATTATAGAGTTCCGTCAATTTTCAGCATTCTTCCCATTTCATCAAATTCAGCATTTATATATTTCCCGTTTTTCTGACCTTCTATTTTTGTGTCACTTATTTTGACAGGAATTTCTTTATCTATCATATAATGGAGAAGCGCATTTTTATGATGTATATCCATGGCACTAATGAGTTGTGGGAATACAGTTATCATTTTTTCCAGTGAATTTGTATCTACAGGAGGAATATCAGGGCTTTGTATTGTAACCACCATTGTTCCCTGTCCGTAATTTGCACAAAAATATGCATTGGCATTTGAGAGCCCACTAGCGATCAGTCCCATAGTATGTTCGAACCCTTCCTCTGCATAAAAATGTCCTTTAGTGAATTCTTCTACTTGGTGTTGTTCTCCAAATCGTTGTAATTGTAATGCATTTGTCAAAAGGTGCTGAGGAATCCCACTTTTTGTATTAGCCCATCCCCACATCCAGGAATAATCATTAAATGATAAAGAACCGATTACCTGAATTGGATAGCTAAGAGAACCGAAGGAAATGGATGCTGTATTCATGTCGATGTTCCAGGCACTTCCTCCGGTAAGATCATTAAAAATAGTTTGTTTTTCATAGGATAGCCCGGCATGCTGTTCCAGTAACTCGTTAACATTTTTGAAATCTTTCTTTAGCACCTGTCGAAATTCTGTATCCTGATCAGGAATACGATCTTTTGATGCATTTTTTCCAAACAATTTTTTGAAGATGCTCATTATAAGTGTTTAATCATTGGGGTTTACATATTTCGAAGTCGCTCCCGAATTAAAATTATCTTTTTTGAACCCCAGAATAGTTACATAGGAGTAGTTCTTTACATTGATGTATTTCCAAGGAATACTTAGAATGATTTGTTACTACAATTAGTTACGAAGATAAAAAAGTTATCGACTAATAAGGAAGCTTTTATATACTAAACTTACCTTAGACAGTAAAGAATAATCAGATTATCTGGATATATACTAAAGATTAGATTGAGGTACTGTATTTCAGAAGAATGTTTTCTCAATTTTGTTTACTAAAAATAGAAAGAGTTTATAACAGAAAGAAAAGGGAAAATGATTGATTGTAAGTGTGTTGCTTTGAGTTGTTATTAAGATAACAAATATATTCCCTTCCCTTTCTGTATCTATAATTAGTTTTTATTACCTGATTGCCCAGATATAAATATTTTAAGACTTGCCCTGGAAGTAATATCCATTTCTTATAAAAAATCTCATAAGTTTATATCAGATTTTTCCTTTTTTTTGATGACAAGATAGATTAATAGGATCTCTATAATCTCTGCAAACATAAGGATGATATCTGCAATAAAAAATAAAATAACCGTCATTAAGAGAACTCCAGCTATTATCTCCAAAATTCCTGCGTATTTGGCAATGCTACTAATGTCATTTTGAAGTTTGAGAAGAGAAGCTCCAAAGAAAATTTTGATTCCTCCAAAAATGATTGCAGCAGCAACATAGGTGACTTTATCCAATTCTGAAGGGTGATATACGGTTAGCATTTCATACCCGATTAGACAGATAGTACATCCGGCATAGATATAGCTAATTGTTTTTAACCATTGATGATTAAATAATTCTCCTATAACAATAAAACCACGTATAAAAAGTAATAGAGAAATGAGTAAGATTATTTTTATAAGAATATAGAAGGTCGTTCCAAGCAAGGATTGACTTCCGTCAAAGGTCATATATTCTGCAGCTACCTCAAAGAAGGAACAGATAAAATAGACGATACCGGCAAACCAGGCGATGTGTAATTGTTTGGTCTGATGATCAGAAATAGGAGTATGAAGGAGTGTATTCCTTTCTTGCAAGGGAGATGAAATACCAATTGTGTCTTTGGCATTTTTTGTGAAATTTTCAACAAAAGTACTCATATCCTGTTCTAAAGCGGCTAAAATAGCTTTTACGGTATAGGATCGGGGAGTGACCTCTCCATTTTCTATTCGCTGGATCGTTCTGACACTAATATTACATTTTTCGACCAACTCTTCCTGAGTTAATCCTTTTGATTTTCTTAATTCGGATATTTTTTTTCCTAATGCTGGTTGTTCCATTTGTCGCCTTGTTTTTTTACTCAGAGGCTATTATTTTTACTCTTGTCACTGACGGTATAAGTGCGAGGAATTACTGAGATATCAATTTTTTGAGACTCAGTGTGGGATGAATCGCTTACCGATGAATCCATATGATAGTAGAATTCATTTTTAAAAGTACGAATACGAATCAGTATTCAGAAATTTTACCTCTTACAACAAATAATAATTTTGCTGTTCGTTTTTTGTTAATTGTTCCGAGCAAAACTACTTTTTAGTTCGCTATTCTATACCGTCTTTATATGGAATTTTACCCGTCATTCACCCGTCATTTTGTTTTTATATGCTTGTATTTCAGTGTTTTTTTTAAAAAAGATCTCATTTTTTATTTTTAGAGTAACCTTACAGACCTTATATCACTTCTAATAAAAAACGGTGGTCGTTTTTATAAAATATGATACATTCCACAACATTTCTTAAACTTCTTTCCACTATTACAGGGGCAATCACTATTGCGACCGGTTTTTACCTTTTTTTTATTCAGATTCCGGGTACTCATATCCTGATTAAATACTTGTTCTAATAAACGGTATAAATCAGGATGTTTTTTTGATAATAATTTAGGTCTTTCAAAAAAATACTCACTTGCTACGGAGAAAAACTCTGCCCGGTTGGTTCCTCCATAAGGGTTGATATCGGACGTACCTTCATAGATTTCGTCGATTTTTTTAGTAATGAGGTCTATCCAGGGAATTGAATATTGTTTTTCCAGTAACAGAGAAGGGATTCCATCAATTATCCCATCTGTCTTATCAATTAAATGAACAAATTCATGAATTGCGGTATTCTTTTTATCTGATTCGTTTTTGAACCCGTGTTTTAATGCTTCCTGAGATAGAATCATTTTCCCTTCCATATAACCGGTACCGACCATTCCCAGAATATTTCTACCACTTCCTTCGGTAGCAAAGTCTCTGGAAAAAGCAGTGGGGTATATCAAAACTTCATTGATATTAGGATATCTCCAGTCATCAAAACCAAAAATAGGAATAATAGCACTGGAGGCTACCAATACTTTATCGGTGGTATCAATTGAGGTACGAACTCCTATAATCTGACAGTTTAATAAAAATTCCTGAACTTTATATTCGAATCGCTGCTGTTCACTAGGAGATAATGAGGAATAAAAAGAAACGTATTCGATTAATATCTTTCTCCATGCATCCGGAAACGCCGTTTCAGGAAGCACCCATTTGATCTTTTTTTTAGGGCGAAAAATAAAATAACTCCCAGCAGCAACAATGATACTAATGAATATAAAATGGGTCATTCGCAGGTATAAAATTATAAATGTTTATATGTATGTATACAAAAGTCCTAAAAGGTTACTTATTCTTAAGAAGATTTATCATGTCAAAATTTTAAGTGAAAGGAAGAAACACTCTTGGGCAACTCTATGAATATTCTGAAGAAGATCACTTATATTTTAGAAATAAGTTCTAAAACATTTACAAGCTTATTAATGAGTAAATGTATTATCTGTTGTTATCGAATATCGATATGATTGGTACTTATAACGATTTTTAGGAATAAAATTAAACGTTCATTGGTTGTATGATTTTAAAAATGAGTATCTTAATAACTCAATCTATGAATATTTTTTATTATGAGAAAAACACTTTTCACACTATTAGCCATGAGTTTCCTTTTTGTTGCTTGTGTAGACAAGAAAGCAGAGGAAGAAAAAAAGAAGGCTGCAGAGTTAAATCAGCAAATCGAGACCATTAACCAAGAAGCGGATCAGGTAAATCAGGAACTAGAATCCCTGGAGAAAGAAACACAAGATATTGATAATGCCATTAATGAACTAGATAACCTATAAACAATACGTATGAAACTGTCAAAATATTTCCTTATAGTACTATTAGTAACATTCGTTGGAACTACCTATGCTCAAAAGTCGGAAACAGTGATAAAAGAGCAGAAAGAAAAAGTCAAAAAACAACGAGAAGAAATGAAAGCGCACCGTAAAGAGGTGAAGCAGAAAAAGCAAGAATTAAAAGAAAAAAAGGGAGAGATAAAAGAGGCAAAAAAAGAACTGAGAGAAGGAAGAAAAGCAATTTTAGGAGAACATAAAGAAAAAATGAAAGGAATGTCTCCAGAAGAAAGAAAGGCTTATATAGCGGCTAATCCTGAGTTAAAAGCAAAACTCTCAGAATACAAAGAAGCGACCAAAGAAAAAAGAGAAAAAATAAAAGAAAAGCGGGTTGCATTTAAGAATGAAAAAGCAAAAGTAGTACAGAGTAGTATTGATGGGAAGAAAGAAAAATTAGCTTTTTTAGAAGCACAAAGTGCTAAAGGGAAAGATAAGATTCAGAAAACCCGGGAGCGTCTGGCTACTCAAAAGGAAGCGGGTGAAATTACAGAAGAAGAATACAACGAAAAAATGGCAAAGGTAGCCCAGGTTGAAGCACGTGTTAAAAAACATGAGGAAAAAGTAACCAAGGTGAAGACGAGTCTTAAAAAGAGTGAAGAAAAGCTGGTAAAACTGGCTGCTCCAAAAGAAGAAAAAAAGGCGGATTAAGAAGAACCGATGTCGATTTGATGTATAAATAATATATAAAAAGGAGGGATTCCCTCCTTTTTTATATAGTCTTAAGAGGTAATTTTATTTTTTGATGAGTTCCAGAGTATTCGTATCAAATATCAAAAGTCCTTCCGTATCACTGCTTAGCTCTTCTTTTCTATTTCCATAAGTGTCCCAGACAGCACTTTGCCCTACGCTATCAAAAGTATCACAACGTCCAATAGCATTAACCATTAATACAGGCATCGAATATTGAGTAGCAATTGTTGGATAATGAATATATGCTTTCTCTAGTCCAGATTGCGATTTGGCAACACTAGCCATATAGATATCTGCATGTAGTGAAGTTACATTGATGGCGTGACTTGTTTGCAAAGACTCAAAGCAGATTGCAGGAGCTACTCTTACACCTTTTATAGTCAGTATAAGTTGTTTTTCTCCCGGAACAAAGAAAGGGAGTTCATCACTGTGCAATAATTGTTTTTTATAAGTCTGTTTAGGAGTATGTGGTTGTATGCAGATCATCCCTATATAAATGCCTGTTTCAGAACGAATAGGGAACCCAACACCTATGACAATAGCATTCATATCACTTAATTCTTGAAAAACTGTTAGCCTGGAATCATTCTGATCTCCGGCAAGTTCTTGTGCTAGATCTGGTTCATAACCGGTAAGAGATAGTTCTGGAAAGAAAATACAATCTGCTTTTTCTGAGATAGCGATACGAATCCATTTTTTATGATTCTCTATGTTATAAGCGATATCTCCTTTTTTAGCTTTGGTTTGTGCAATACAAATTCTCATTAGTATATTTTGGCTAGTACGAGTATAAATGTAAATCATTTTTTGAATAGAAAAATAACCGATTCTTCTATTTTATTTTTTTGAACCAAACATTTCTGGTTCGGCCATTTGATATTTTTATACCTTCAATTATTCCTTTTTTGTTTCGTTTTACTTCTAAGCAATTTATAGGCCAGTCGGCAGAAAAAATATCATTATATAAAAGCATTAATTTTATTTTTCCATGTCGAATATGTTCGATATATAAGGTGTTGTCTTCTAGCGAGATAGAATAGGTGGTTTTTAGTTCTTCACTATAATATGATCCGATATATTGAGCGAGGGAATTGGTTTTTAGTTTTTTTGAATGATAAGTAAAAACTGTAGCAGGTTCATTAGGAATGATTACAATCATTTTTTGATCATGTTTGTTTGTCATTTCGAACTGAACCTGGACATTTTCAGTATTTTCCATTAGGAAAGTATGTGTATTCAGGGGGAGCAAAGAATGTTCATTATTTGCTGATCTGTGGTATCTCAATGTATCATTTTTTATATAAATAGTTCGACCGTATTTTTCTGTGGGGTTCCAGTAAATTCCTTCGAATTTTGATAGTTGTTTTTTAGAGAGAGAGGTAAACTCGGGAGAGGTTACTGCTTTTTTATTCTCGATTACAGGGTGTTTTTTAGTATCTAACAGTAATTGGGAGATTATATCTGTTTTTGATAGAATGTCACTACCGCTATAGTTAGAAAGAATAACGATATGAATGTCTTCTTCAGGATAAGAACGAATGATAGCCCTGTAACCACCAACAAGACCTCCATGCTGAATCACTTTTCTGTTCAGATGATTTTCTACTCGAATTCCAAAACCATAGTTAGTAGAGGTTCCATTGTTTAGAACTCCTGTTACTAGGAGTTTAGTAAAGGAATTTTTCCACCGGGAAGAAGAAGATGTAAAATTTTTCAGCCATGTAATAAGATCATTGGTAGTTGAGTATATATTCCCAGATCCGTAATATGCCCAATAGTCTAATGCTTGTTTGAAATCTTTATTTCCATAATAAGAGGTAGCAGTATTAGTACATAGTGCATCATGCGAATCTTTGATATAAGTATTCTGCATTCCAAGTGGGGTAAAGATATTTTTTTTCATCCATGTACTAAAAGTAGAATGGCTGATATTTTCAATGATTTTTGCTAATAATATATAACCGGTATTACAATATGAAAACTCTTCTCCAGGTAGATAATTAAGAGTTTTTTGTTTTTTTATAATCCGATATATATCATGAGTATTCATAACATCATTTTTTCTCCATCCGGCTAATGCAAGTAATCCGTGCAGGTCTCTAATACCGCTCGTATGATATAGCAGATGTTTGATTGTAATGGTTGTGCCCATATCTGGAAAATCAGGAAGGTGCTTTCTGATGTCATCATTGATGTTAAGTTTTTTTTGCTTTTCGAGAAGGATAATTCCGAGGGCAGTAAATTGTTTAGCGATAGATCCTATATTAAAAATAGTATTGATTTTATTAGGTACAGAATATTCGATAGAGGCCATTCCATATTCTTTAGAAAAAAGCAGGGTGTCTTTTCTAAAAATAGTCACAACACCTCCGGGGTGATGAGGTTCGTTCCAGCGGGAAAAAAGGGTGTCGATTTTTTTTATCTTATGTTGAGTGTTTTGACCATAACAGAAAGAGAGAGTAGCAGTAATGATGATTAGAAACATCATTATAGGGGTGTTTTTTTTCATGATTTTTCTTTTTTGTTTATGAAACAAAGGTCAGTAAGAGGAGAAAAAAAAGT contains:
- a CDS encoding DUF6882 domain-containing protein, producing MSIFKKLFGKNASKDRIPDQDTEFRQVLKKDFKNVNELLEQHAGLSYEKQTIFNDLTGGSAWNIDMNTASISFGSLSYPIQVIGSLSFNDYSWMWGWANTKSGIPQHLLTNALQLQRFGEQHQVEEFTKGHFYAEEGFEHTMGLIASGLSNANAYFCANYGQGTMVVTIQSPDIPPVDTNSLEKMITVFPQLISAMDIHHKNALLHYMIDKEIPVKISDTKIEGQKNGKYINAEFDEMGRMLKIDGTL
- a CDS encoding zinc-dependent peptidase, giving the protein MTHFIFISIIVAAGSYFIFRPKKKIKWVLPETAFPDAWRKILIEYVSFYSSLSPSEQQRFEYKVQEFLLNCQIIGVRTSIDTTDKVLVASSAIIPIFGFDDWRYPNINEVLIYPTAFSRDFATEGSGRNILGMVGTGYMEGKMILSQEALKHGFKNESDKKNTAIHEFVHLIDKTDGIIDGIPSLLLEKQYSIPWIDLITKKIDEIYEGTSDINPYGGTNRAEFFSVASEYFFERPKLLSKKHPDLYRLLEQVFNQDMSTRNLNKKKVKTGRNSDCPCNSGKKFKKCCGMYHIL
- a CDS encoding AraC family transcriptional regulator; the encoded protein is MEEIITFLIYSGISVTLFLVLLLSRKWKSGTPPKVLSYFLISYLILFLTLSSSYLENDTISFFIFPIGIVIPFAMGTLLFFYIKAIYYHKLVSAKVILAHLIPFFLAILLCSIPAYHMNNMGQNIKYNISYSIPCIGLIHFGFYIFKSYKLLRESRSEVKQYYASLYKNDLKWLAIWVKGFFLFFIIDLISGLLISIFTSSLEFVIYFQILYLVSLIWYLGYYGIHQTTVFLPSSILSEEDTSPPSSTSIVHIDCQSEELILARKKLETIFTDQELFKKQDLSLRETAVTLELSNKKLSHILNECLQTNFYEYVNTHRVRYFCKKVKEGDAEKLTLLAIAYEAGFNSKATFNRVFKKQTGMTPIQFKKQV
- a CDS encoding helix-turn-helix domain-containing protein, with protein sequence MEQPALGKKISELRKSKGLTQEELVEKCNISVRTIQRIENGEVTPRSYTVKAILAALEQDMSTFVENFTKNAKDTIGISSPLQERNTLLHTPISDHQTKQLHIAWFAGIVYFICSFFEVAAEYMTFDGSQSLLGTTFYILIKIILLISLLLFIRGFIVIGELFNHQWLKTISYIYAGCTICLIGYEMLTVYHPSELDKVTYVAAAIIFGGIKIFFGASLLKLQNDISSIAKYAGILEIIAGVLLMTVILFFIADIILMFAEIIEILLIYLVIKKKEKSDINL
- a CDS encoding carbon-nitrogen hydrolase family protein, whose translation is MRICIAQTKAKKGDIAYNIENHKKWIRIAISEKADCIFFPELSLTGYEPDLAQELAGDQNDSRLTVFQELSDMNAIVIGVGFPIRSETGIYIGMICIQPHTPKQTYKKQLLHSDELPFFVPGEKQLILTIKGVRVAPAICFESLQTSHAINVTSLHADIYMASVAKSQSGLEKAYIHYPTIATQYSMPVLMVNAIGRCDTFDSVGQSAVWDTYGNRKEELSSDTEGLLIFDTNTLELIKK
- a CDS encoding CPBP family intramembrane glutamic endopeptidase; protein product: MSTTTVQKQQAFQKGKTYIFWLLLISWGGGFASLAAIESDNLIATSVIHFIYGILPATIAFIFTKKGKEKWKQLKFFKPKLKNVFLAFLIPILYFGGITWVQIALDAKSSPDWSTVNPLLVIIGYPVTVFLVLGEEIGWRGYLQQHLFDALGALKGSLSLGLVWGLWHLPIALNGFVFPEHPYTEAFIIFPLAAICQSILIAYLGYNKYSIFIGAILHASNNHFGSLFVLIPETNNESLSITIYVIFYLFLIGVFGYLLYKKTQQKKAKTPIPASIN
- a CDS encoding serine hydrolase encodes the protein MKKNTPIMMFLIIITATLSFCYGQNTQHKIKKIDTLFSRWNEPHHPGGVVTIFRKDTLLFSKEYGMASIEYSVPNKINTIFNIGSIAKQFTALGIILLEKQKKLNINDDIRKHLPDFPDMGTTITIKHLLYHTSGIRDLHGLLALAGWRKNDVMNTHDIYRIIKKQKTLNYLPGEEFSYCNTGYILLAKIIENISHSTFSTWMKKNIFTPLGMQNTYIKDSHDALCTNTATSYYGNKDFKQALDYWAYYGSGNIYSTTNDLITWLKNFTSSSSRWKNSFTKLLVTGVLNNGTSTNYGFGIRVENHLNRKVIQHGGLVGGYRAIIRSYPEEDIHIVILSNYSGSDILSKTDIISQLLLDTKKHPVIENKKAVTSPEFTSLSKKQLSKFEGIYWNPTEKYGRTIYIKNDTLRYHRSANNEHSLLPLNTHTFLMENTENVQVQFEMTNKHDQKMIVIIPNEPATVFTYHSKKLKTNSLAQYIGSYYSEELKTTYSISLEDNTLYIEHIRHGKIKLMLLYNDIFSADWPINCLEVKRNKKGIIEGIKISNGRTRNVWFKKIK